From Aegilops tauschii subsp. strangulata cultivar AL8/78 chromosome 5, Aet v6.0, whole genome shotgun sequence:
tgagagagaccatcttcatcctacacctctcacggattgataaaccttaggtcatccacttgagggaaaattgctactgtcctacaaaactctgcgcttggaggcccaacacgtgtctacaagaataaagttgcatagtagacatcaatgccctagctcccgccaaggaaacaaagaagggAAAGAAGGCTAGCAGAGATGCCGGCAAGGACTCTGGGAAGCGCGCCTCTTCGGAGTGCGCTGCGCCTGTTGATGACCCGCCGGAGAGTTCCACTAGCAAGAGACCCAAGGTTGCTTCACCTGCTGTGAAGAGGGTTTCGGCAAGGCAGGATGGCGCTGATGGTACATTCACCATagtgccacccttgatgacaattAGGAAAGTGTGCTCGTTaccttcctgtgggcgaatgtcgatgtgtttgcttggcaaccatctgacatccccggtgttcccaggaaggtaatcgagcaccaccttgctgtcttcCCTCATGctcggcccgtcaagcagaaggtcagaaagcaagcTTTAGAGCGGCAGCAGTTTATTGCCGAGGAAATCAAGAAGCTTGAAGCAGCTAGTTTGGTCAGATTGGTGCTGCATCCAACTTGGTTAGCGAATCCAGTGGtagtgcgcaaggcaaacgggaaaTGGAGGCTCTGCATTGATTTCATGGACTTGAACAAAGCATGTCCAAAAGACCCTTTCCCCCTGCCGCGCATTGATCAAATTGTTGATTCCACTTTCAGATGTGATTTGCTATCTTTCTTGGATGTGTACTCCGAGTACCATCAGATATTTATGGCCAAAGAATATGAAGAGAAGGCCGCGTTCATAACTCCATGTGGCATGTACTGctttgtacgaatgcctttcgggttaaagagcgccggatccacttttgcaagggcagttCAGGTTGGTTTCGAACCCCAGCTACACAGGAATGTAGAAGCTTATAtgatgatatagtggtcaagaccaaggacataTCAACACTCATCCAAGACTTGGAAGAGACCTTTGCAAACTTAcgcaagatcaatttgaagctaAACCCTGAGAAATGTGTGTTTGGTGTCCCATCCGGCAAGCTCCTTGGTTTGTTTGTATCCCAACGGGGGATAgaggccaaccccgacaagatcagaGCAATCGAGCAAATACAAGCACCCAAGACTGTTAAAGATGTGAGGCGTTTGACTGGATGCATTGCCGcactgagtaggttcatctccaagtctgccaaGCGTGCCTTGCCTTTCTTCAAAGTCTTGAAGAAAGCAGGCCCGATGAAGTGGACCTCGGAAGTAGAAGCAGCGCTGCAAGACCTGAAAGCCTACCTTTCCTCTGCTGCCACCTTagtcgcgcctaaaccacaaggGCCATTGTTGCTATTTTAGCTGCGACGaaccaagtggttagtgcagcgcTGGTGGCACATCGAGAAGTGGATGAGGAAGCAGCTGCAGCAACTGCACCCTCCAGAGATGGAACCAAACTAGTCGTGACAGGACTAGACACAGACCAGGGGGAGGTGGAGCAAGCCAACGAAAGCGATCCTAAAACCTTGGTAAGGAAGAAAGTGCTGCAACAGCCAGTCTACTTTGTCACCTCCCTGTTACAGGGGCTAGCTCAAGGTACTCTGGAGTGCAAAAGCTAATCTTCGGCCTTATCATGGCCTCGAGGAAACTatgccactacttccaagcctaCGAGATCATAGTTGTCACCCGTTTTCCACTTTAGCACATATTGTGGAACCCCGAAGCCACAGGCAGAATAGTCGAGTGGGCACTAGAATTGTCAAGCTTTGGCTTAAAGTATGAAAGCACCTCAACTATccagagcagggcattggcagagttcattgcagaatggatgcCCACTCTAGATGAAGAAGTGCCAGAAACAGTTCTCCCCGGCAAAGAGGCACCTCAAGAGTGGATCATGTAATTTGATGGTGCTTTCTCACTGCAGGGCGCCGGAGCCGGCGTGCTTCTTGTCGCGCCCACCGAAGAGCATTTCAAGTATGTGGTTCAAATGCACTTTCCCTGGGAGAAggccaccaacaacactgctgagtatgaGGGGCTCCTTGCCGGACTCAGAATTGCAATGGAGTTGGGAATCAAGAAACTGGTTATTCATGGAGATTCTCAGCTAGTGGTGAGGCAaatcaacaaagattatcagagtctgttgatggaggcatatgtggtagaggtgaggaagttggaagaacaCTTGGAGGGATTACAAGCTGAGCACGTGCCATGAGTAGAAAATAGCATCGCTGATCACTTGTCAAAGCGCGCTGCACAAAAGCATCATGTGGAACCAGGGAATTTTATCCTCCATCTAACTCAACCATCAGTGTCCCCTTCAACAATGGCTAGAAAAATAAGAAAGTTGAACCCTGACAAGCATTTCCCGGCAGAACTCCCCGAAGCTGCTGATAGAGAGACTGGCGGAGGTAACCCCGCTTCGGTTGGTGAACAGCACCCTCCCGCAGAACCACAAGTTCTTGCGGTAGAGGGAAGGGCTCCCACGAACGAGGTGCCTTTAGTCCTTATTGTCGAGCcacaggctccaacttgggcgtATCACATAGTCTGTTTCCTTCAAACATGAGAACTTCCGAAAGAGCATGAAGAAGCTGAAAAAGTAGCCTGACAATCTAGTATGTACCGGTTTGTCAATGACACTCTATACAGAAAAAGACCAAACGGGgtgaaattgaaatgcatttGCCGGGAAGATGGGCTAAAGCTGTTGGCAGAGCTACACGGGGGTATGTGTGGCTCTCACATTGGATCAAGAGCCCTGGTTGGAAAAGCCTTCCGACagggtttctactggcccacagccctccaggatgcaactgagctagtcaccaagtgtgaagcctgccagttccattccaaaaacattcaccaaccagctcaagctctccaGACGATCCCTTTATCCTGGCCATTCTTGGTATGGGGGCTCGATatcttgggccccttcccccatgctaccaggggctttgaattcttgttacATTGCAATCGAAAAGTCAAAGTGGCCTGAGGTGGagccagtgaggaaggtgaccgcACAATCAGCCGTcttcttgaaaggattggtgtgcctTTTTGGAGTACCCAGCAGAGTGATCACCGATAatggcacccagttcacgagctgCACCTTCATGTAGTACGTCCAAAGCCTTGGGAGCAAGGTCTCCTTTGCGTCTGTTGCTCATCCCCGGAGCAATGGGCACGTTGAGAGGATGAATGTTGAGGTGTTGTGTGGACTCAAGACGAGAACTTTTGATAAGTTGCAGAAATGCGGGAGATGTTGGATTGATGAGCTATTGATGGTTCTTTGGTCCCTCcggacgacaccaaatcgagccaccggctaGACTTCCTTCTCCCTAGTGTATGGGGTGGAAGCAGtgctccccacagaactcatatacgggtcaaaTCGAGTAGTTTCCTATGATGAAGTAGAGCAAAAGCAGCTTCGGCATGACGATTTCGTGCTCCTCGAGGAAGATTTTCTCCGGGCCGCTGTGCGtgctgcatgctaccagcaagccctgcgccgctatcatagccgcaggattcatgcccggagccttgaggaaggcgaccttgtccttaggcgcgttcagtccgccaagggttccaacaagttgacgccaaagtgagaaggcccttaccgggtagtacaagtctccagacctggcgcagtccgtctggagagcGAAGATGGCATTAAaatgcaaaactcatggaatattgagcatcttcacaagttctacccataaggcgcggctgcCGGGCTCAGCCCCCGgcaaccaccttttgtacaagccttgtcgatgtgcatgtaaccctttgtacaaagcgaGGCGCAGACCATGTGCAAAGATAATAAAACGAAGCGCTGGCGCCTAAAACTTGCATGCATGCTTATTTAAAACTGACTTTGCTATAGTCCTTAAATCATATAGATGAGATCGTATGCTGATGTTTTTCCCCTGTACTAACAACAGGCCCCCGCCGCGGATAAACTCCCCGAAGAGAAGAAGTGAGAACAAGCTGGTGTACCGATCCTCGGCAGCATAAAGCAGATAAGTTCCCCTAGCCATCCATAGTATACCCATGTATGAAAAGCTTATGTGTAGAAAAACCTTATTGCCCTCAACATTTGTGCTCCCATCCGTTGATTTGAAGGATTACTTCAGTCAGGATGGTAGCAGTAGCATTTGGAAAAGGGTTGACGAGGGGCCGATTCCCTTCCACGCTCCTAACCCGTCAAGCCGAGCTCTGTGGCGGCAACGGAAGGGACCGGCAAGGTGTCTTGCCGAAAAACCTTGTTTACCTGGACGTATTGAGGAGTCATTCCTCAGCATGGATGTGATACATGCACAAGCGCCCGACAATCAAATCTTTTTTCATTAATACGTGGATAAACGAGTACAAACCATACGGCGTACAAACATGGATGGGAGATTACATAATTTAAGCTAaagtttggcaagtgcctacatcTTTTAGATTGAAAACGGATAAGTGCCCCGTAAtgcctttcttgtccctctcctcctaggagCTAAAGTGGGAGGTGaagagggcaaaaggagtgcctgGGCAGAAGCCCAGCCTGACCCCGTCAGGTCCCGGGGGACGCAGCCTGACAAGATCGGGAGGGCGGGGACGAAGCCGGAAAGGCGGAAGGAGCGGCCAGGTGATGCCCTGGTCACCACCGCTAGGACCAGCGGAACACTGCAGGAAGGACACCGGCAGGGAAGACGAAGCCTGAGTCCACGGGGAGCCTGCCGGAGTCCAGCTGGAGGAGGCGAAGGCATCCACACCCACCCCGGCAAATTGCTCTGCCGGGGAGAAGACCAGGTGCAGATGATGGTGTTGCCGGCGCCTGGCTGGCGGTGATGGTGCGTCCGGCGCTCAGCTGGAGTCGGAACCATCGTCTTCTTGCTCGACGTCGTCGTCTTTGCTGTCAGTGTCCTCTTCGTCGctgtcgctcgaggaggagcttttgtcatcggtcgagctctccgcgcagcaccctaagcgagcacccgaacagccgaagaccttgatggagagcatGTCTGCCTCCATTAACTTAAAATTGAGGACGTGCCCCTCCGCCAAGCTATGGGCACGTGCAAAGGTTTTCCAGCCACGCCGGAGAAGCATGACATTAGGTGCGGGCGGGAACTCCAAGTCCGCCCGCATGTTGCCATTACAGCAACCCGTCATGTGTAGCTTCAATCCGTGCGTCTGTTCAATCTCCATTACCCTTGCAAAAGGGGTAGGAAGCCGAAGACCGCTGCAGGGGGCTCGCAGCCTGACGATGAACTCCAGCGGCgtgtccccgacgtggccctccattggggccAGAGTGGCTGGTGGAGGAGCAACAAGAGCACCGTTGCGTCCTCCCCAGCCCCGAGAGCCTCGCCGACCGCGTCCACGTCCCGCTGCACCGCCCTGTGCGCTGGGTTCTGCCCCCGCATCCCCAACCGGTGCAGGGATGCGTTGCCGAGAAGAGGTCCTCGTCGCGACCGCATTAGCACGAACACACCCTCTCCCCCTCACCATGATAGAAGAGGAGCACGAGAATAGAAAGGAGATGCATGGGTGAGTCCTTTCGCCCACTTCTGCGCTCCCTTTTATAGCGGAACGTGGTAGGGGGCTGGCTCCCCACTACCTCGTGGCAACAGCCACGATCGACCAATTCGGTCCATCAGCGTCACTAGCAACATCCGGAATCGCAGACCGCCATCCTGGGCCTATCCGCAACACCGAGTTTTCTGCCATGGCACTCATTCTCGCATCCTGCGTCTCCACCACCAACCCTGCGCAATGCATGCAGCGTACATGGCGGAAACGGCGGCGGTAGTGGGATGAGTAAAATGGCAGTTACCTCCCCGTGAATGTGAGCGACCCACGTACCATTACGTGGGTAGCCCCACGTCGTTCAGTACGACTCGCGGGGAAACCGGAAACTGATTCCGTCAAAGGTTAATGAAGGAGCAACGAAGATATCATGGAAGACATGGATCCCACTGTGGTACGACCAAAGTGTTCGCCTGTGCATTTGTTGGGGCCTACGCCAACGATGCCCGACGACACATATgggccaggcccgggggctcctgtcggtgcaacaaacatTTGAATTTGTTGACCGGGCCCATACACACGCATGCTGACAATCATATATCCAGCACCAATGAGTAACGCAAGACCAAGCCAGAGAAATCGCTCTTCGTGAGATCAAGGAGCGGATCAAGAAGACAAAGCCAACATACAATGCGAAGATTCTAAGAGAAGCATCCTCCACTGGCCAGGCGAGGCCGGCAGAGTCGATGCAGAACACAAGAGCAAAGGCAAACCCCCGCTAGCTGCGCCTCTAGGGCAACCGGAGACCAAAGCGCACACCCCTCcgagatagcccggcaagccctGCCCCCGGCAGGTGCAGGCTAGTTACCACCGCATCGCGATGCCAGTCACTTATCGATGCAGTGACGAGCTCTCCATGTGATTAAGTGGCTCTCACTAAGCACGTGGAAGCTCAATGATAAGAAGATCACACCCATTTGACACCCGTCCAAGGGTGTGTCAAGATGATAAGTAGAAGGTGGTTAAGCGGCGACATAAGCTTGCCGGGGATGCACCCCCGCACGCCAGCTAAGGTAGCATTTATGGCATTTTGTCCTAAgtgccagagttaggtatgatagcactgttagctCTCTAATCACGAGataatgactgttttgccactgtggttACCCATTGAGCTAGAGGCCCAAGGCAACCTAGAGAGGGATTCATACCCCCTCACACTTGTACGCGCGTAGAAGCTCTCCCCAAGCCCACCTTGCCGGGCTTGAGCACTGCGTGCTGTTGTGTTTTCTCCatccaatccaccaaagcaggagtatgGGTTTACGCTTAttagcggcccgaacctgggtaaaaatgaCCAGAGCCCCATCTTCATGCTGCCTCATGGcttccgctctttgtgcaacgtgatcTCCCCGTTGCCGAACCACATGGGGCTCTtggccccataggtgatcgtTTTCATCCACGACACGCGCCTTTGACTCTCTTTCCTGGCCGTTCCTGTTTCAAGTTCTTCTTGCCAAAGGGTTTGGTAGCAACTAGCTTATATCGGTGGCTATTCTTCTTCAATCTGCTTCCACCAAATTCTGGTGAATGGTGCCCCTAGCCAGAGTATAGTGCATGCGTGTGGTTTGCGCCAGGGCGATCCCATCTCCCCCCTCTTTTTTGCCATTGCTATGGATGCCCTTATGACGATCATCGTCAGAGCTATGGAAGAACGTGTGCTGAGCTCCTACAGAGGAATCAATGCCTAGATACTGTTATCTATTTATGCCGACAACATCATCCTGTTTATTCGTCCATCCCGTCAAGATCTCCGTATTGTTGTTGATGCTCTCGAAGTCTTTGGTGAAGCCTCTAGGCTGCGGATGAACTACAGGAAATGCTCGGCCACCTTGATTTGAGGCAAATAGGAGGATCGTGCGCGAGTTCTCAACCTGCCGCAGTGTGTGCTACTGGATTTATGTGCAAATATCTTGGTCTCCAGCTCACCATCAAGCAACTAACCAAAGATGAGTGGCAACCGATGCTGGGCCTTGTCAGAAAGTTCATCCCGGGCTGGCAACGACGGCTTACGCAACGTTTCGACATGCTAGTGTTGGTCAAATCAGTCATTGTTGCTAGGCCGGTTGACCAACTGCTTGTGCTAGATGTGCCTTTTTGGGTCGTCGATGATATGAACAAATGGATGTGTTCTTTCTTTTGGGCGGGCAAAGAGAAGGTCAATGGTGGACAGTGCCTTGGTGCTTGGAACACTATCTGAATGCCTACTTGCTCTGGAGAGCTGGGCATAAAGAACCTAATGTTGTGGACGCTTGCTCCGAGGGTGCGGTGGAATTTGCTGCGGTGAACTAATCCGGATAGACTGTGGCAAGGGCTTGCTCTCATGATGGATAGCGATGCTCGATCAGTATTTGATAGCTTGATCAGCACCACGGTGGGAGAATGTAACAAAGTTCTTTTCTGGAGGGATCGATGGATCCCTAGTTTTTTGGCCGAGGACATTCCGCCTTTGATCTATGCTAGAGTCGACACCTGCTCTGAAAACCACAAAATAATTTAACAGATGATGGTGGATGAGTATTGGATCGTCTGGCAAAAACCTCTTTTCATGGCGCAATTGCACTTGATGCATCTGTGACATACCTTTGCCACTATGTAGCGTGACTGCGAGGCCCTTGATGTCTTTGCTTGGCCCTGCGCGACATCAGATGTTTATTCCGCTAAATCCACCTACTCACGCCTATGCCAGGGACTAGTTCGATCCACTACGGCAGCCTGCATCTGGAGAAGTTGGGCACCGCTTAAATGTAAGATATTCGCTTGGCTAGCTGCGCAATACCGACTATGAACATCGGATCGGCATGCGCGTCGTGGCCTTCAAGACATCCCATCTTTCAAGATGAAGATAACGTTGATCTCTTTCTAGTTTAGTGTGTCTATGCTAGAGAAGTTTGGCATTACTGCTTCGATGCGCTGCAACCCCTATACCTGGGCTGATGGCTGCATACACATTCATGGACTGGTGGCTTAGGCACCGCGATAGCTTCTGAAAAGCGGAGAAGCGGGGCTTTGACTCCTTGATGATTGGCATTGCTTGGTCATTGTGAAGCAGAGGAATGCATGTGTTTTCAAATGATTGGAGCAGCAAGTTGGAGCTCACGTCTTAGCTTCTCAAATCTTGGATAAAATCAAGGATTGGAAACTTGCACAAAATGAAGCGGAAAGTCTACTAATAAGCGTACTTCTACCTTTTGTCCTAAgtcaaagttttaaaattttgacCAATTTTACAGAAAAAAGTAGTAGCATATATGACATCAAATTGGTATATTATGAAAGTACATTTCACAACAAATCTACTAATACTAATTTAATGTCATAAATGCTGCTACTCTTCCCTATAAAGTTAGTCAAAGTTTTGAGACTTAAGACAAAAACTAAATACTCCCTcttttccggtttatagggctcaaatatgaaatctcaccaaccaaggtagatggtgagtggaggaatgtatctcgtactttacaaaaccaCCCAAATTTAATGCGCCTCGGAATCTCAATAGGACATGGAGATGAGGCCTTTAAATTGAAAAAACGAAAAAATtaagataagccctataaaccgaatAAGAGGGAGCATACACTTATtcgcggacggagggagtacgtagtTAGCATTATGTGGAGTGGGCGTACCTACGATGATGTTCACGTCTTGCTTCTAAACAATATTTGCTCTTTTCTATAAAATTATAAAATTAAGGTGCATTTTTATGTACTACTTCATCCGTCCTAAAATAAATGTCCCAATTTTAGTACCTACACTACATTCGTAACAAAGCGCCGGCCGGAGAAGGTTACGGAAATGAAGTGGTAATGGACAAAAAGGTGTCACGAAGCAAAAGAACGAGGAAAGAAGGCGTTGAGCTCAACTACCAACGCAAATATGACTTCACCACCATAGCTAGCTGTGCCATGCATCAAAGAAAGAGGAAAGAACAATTAAAGCAGCATTGGTTCCGGTGAATAAAACCAGCAGCACGACAATTAAGCCAGACTGGGCTACAATCAAAGACTATAGCCGGTCTGGAACATGACAGTCAAGGGCCCCCATCGGTACGTTGTGGATTACAGGAAGCGATTTCTTTTACTCCTACTCAATTTTATGTCGAGCTACCCAATCTGTGGAAATTGTCGTAAAATCCATGTGTTAAAAAACTTGCAATCTAGACCAGGCATTAGAGAATGAAGGCAAACACAAAACTTCCTCCGATCAACTTACACAAAAATGCTCCGAAAAAACATAAATTTCAGTATAACTACGTACGCGCTTCTCTCTCTAATTAATCTGAGCTCTGACTTTCCGAAGCTAATATCTCGGTCTCTAAGCTATTGTACTTTAGGATCTCTGAAGAGCGAGGCATCAAGGAATCTTAACACTCCGGAGCTCGCCGggtgcaaggaagaagaagacgaggaACCGACACAGCTGCACCCCTCGCCGCCGTGCAACCCCAGCCGGTTCAAGCACAAGCATATCTTCTCCCTCTCCGAGTATCCCGTCCTAAGCACACCATCCGCTTCTCGGCTTAGGGGCGGCTGGCAGGGCGGGCTTATGGACAGGTTCAGGTCGATCATGCCCACGCCGAGGTTCCCCGCCAGTGACGGCGGCAAAGACACGCTGTCGTCGGCGTCGCTGCTGTGGCCGCTGGCATCGGGCGAGCAGCTGGAGCCGCCCGCGAGTTGGTGAGGGCTGGCGCCGCTCGCCACGACGGGGGACGAAGGCGTGTGCATCCCCTGCACGGCGGCGGTGCCAGCATTGAGCGGGCGGTGGGTCTGCGGGTCGACGCCGCGGGCGAGGAGCTTGCGCTTGACGTGCGTGTTCCAGTAGTTCTTGATCTCGTTGTCCGTCCTCCCCGGCAGCCTCCCGGCGATCAGCGACCACCTGCAAAGCAAGGAAGCCAATAATCAATATCACCGCCGTCCGCCATTACATCGCATCCGGCACATATATTTCAGTTCAGATTTTTCGATGGCCATAGCAAGCTGGGGCTTAGATGGTTTACTTGTTTCCGAGGAACTCGTGAAGCTTGATGATGAGCTCGTCCTCCTCGTCGGTGAAATTGCCGCGCTTAAGGTCCGGCCTCAGGTAGTTGATCCACCGCAGCCGGCAGCTCTTTCCGCAACGCAGCAACCCTACACGAGTACATGCACACGAATCAACATCACCTCCCACACGGCCGGCATGCATGCCAATGTTGAGTCCGCATACCAAATAAAGATAGGAGTATGTTGTACCTGCTGCTTTGGGGAGCGATCTCCAGCACCCTTCTCCATGGGCCTTGATGTGGGCGATGAGCCGCTGATCCTCCTCCTTGGTCCAGGCGCCCTTGTTGGTGTGCGCCTTCTCGCAGCACGCCGATCTCCCCATGTCCGCCGACGGCCGGCACGGCCCACAGCCCTAGGCgcaagagggagagagagagatcggaGAAGTAGCTGGAGGAGACGGACGCAGAGCCAAGTGACGACTGTTGTTTAATCTCAGGGAGGAGAGAGGCGCTTATATGGTGGCGGAGAAGGAGGGGCGGAGGGAGAGAAAGCGGGGCGAGGTCGAGGTGGATGGAGAGAGATAGAGCGGAAAGGGTCCCATTCCCATTGACCCGGATCACTCCGAGACATTTGACCGAGTTGGTgtgaggagagagaggagggggtgAGTGAGTGGTTGCGGAGCCCCAGGGACGGATTTGGTAGGTTGGTAGGTAGGGAATGGCATGCTTCTGCTCCTGTCCGGAGCCCTCTCcctcttttgtttttttttttctttgtttttttccctttttttttgcgcatccccctctccctcccttgTCCTATCTCATCGCTTCAATTGTTTGGTTTCATAGATAATAGCTCGCGCACTTGCAACCTGTGTCAATATTCTCACTTGCAACCTGTGTCAATATTCTAAGAAGTTCACTCTGATTATCTATTCGTATTAGTGTGATTGTATGAATAATTGTTTATCAAACCCGTGATTTACCTGCCTAAAATTTTTATTTGATAATCACTTATTTGGCAAGAACTTAATGTCTTGTCAAAGAAAACATAATTTATTTGTCAAGTGACAAATAAAAGACGAGAGGAAAAGAGGAATGCTGGATGAAGGACAAGGTGGACGATAGAACCTTATATTCTTTTGAAGTACATATACATTCAAAAGAATGTAATTTCTCGTGTGTTGCAATGGCAACATAGACTATAACATAATAATAAATGTCTTTTACGAGTAGACTAGAAGATAACTTCTCGTGCGTTGCAACGAAAACATACACATGCTAGTAGATTAGCCTGTGACTACACGTTTATTATTATGTTGATGCGTTAAAATCTTAGTAAGTTTTATCATAATTTACCTGTCATCTTATTGTTAAGCATTTATTTGATAAGAACTTATTTAGCAAGTTTTTCTACGCAATCACCATGATTTACTTGACATCTTATTGTTAATCATTATTTGGTGAAAATTTAATGACTTACCAAAGAAACGATTATTTATTTTGGAAAACTAATAAGGCGTGGGAGACAAATCAAAGATGGAAGGGGGAGGGAAGAGGAGGAAAGGGAAAAAACCTTACGTCCTTTTGAAGTACATATAAGTAGAGAATaatatatttattttgttttgttttgttccCAGTTCCTGCCTAATATGCCCCTGTTGTCCTGAATCTCTATGATAGTAACTATTTTTAGCTATGGACTATGATACCTGGTGACAAAACAAAACGATTCGTGATTGGCTTGGCTTCATTGGAGATCTTGGGCCTGGCTTTCGACCCCCAAGTCTCTCGGTGGCATGGGTTTCCGTGATATGGCCCTCTTCAACCAAGCGATGCTGGGTAAGCAAGGGTGAAGACTCCTGACTGAACCTGGTTCCTTGTGTGCTAGAGTTTTGAAGGGGAGATACTATCCCAATAGCAGTTTCTGGAATGCCTCAGTGCCACGGACGGCTTCGGCCACGTGGCGTGGTATTATTCATGGTCGTGATCTTCTCAAGAGAGGAGTGCAGTGGGGGATCGGGGACGTGCGACAGACAAACATGCTTGCTGATCATTGGATCCCGTCTACTCCACCAAGTGTGCTGCAGCCCACCTCGCCTATTCCTGCTAAGGCCACTGTTCACTGCCTCATCGATGCTGACAGGAGGGCTTGGGACGAGGCGACTGTCAGAGCCTTCTTTCCTACTAGGGTGGTCGAGGAAATACTTCAAATCCCAGTCAATAGGAATGGAGGAACGGATTATGTGTGTTGGCCTTTCACAAGGTTTGGTGAATATACAGTCAGGTCTGCCTACAACTGGGCCAGAACAAGCCGGTTTATCTTGGACCGAAGCAGCAATGGTTTGGGTCAAAGTTCAGGTTGGCCGGCGGAGGAGAAACTATGGAAGGCTCTTTGGCATGTCAAGGTCCCCAATAAGATGAAAATTGTTCTCTAGCGCCTTGCTCATGATTGCTTACCACCGGGTGATCAACTCAGTCATCGTCAAGTTTCCACCAGGACGGACTGTCCTTTCTGTGGCAGAACGGAGCGAGTGGAGCATGCCCTGCTCTTCTGCCCTCATGCACGTGTTATGTGGGATGATATCAAAGG
This genomic window contains:
- the LOC109786977 gene encoding myb-related protein 308 — protein: MGRSACCEKAHTNKGAWTKEEDQRLIAHIKAHGEGCWRSLPKAAGLLRCGKSCRLRWINYLRPDLKRGNFTDEEDELIIKLHEFLGNKWSLIAGRLPGRTDNEIKNYWNTHVKRKLLARGVDPQTHRPLNAGTAAVQGMHTPSSPVVASGASPHQLAGGSSCSPDASGHSSDADDSVSLPPSLAGNLGVGMIDLNLSISPPCQPPLSREADGVLRTGYSEREKICLCLNRLGLHGGEGCSCVGSSSSSSLHPASSGVLRFLDASLFRDPKVQ